The following proteins are encoded in a genomic region of Triticum dicoccoides isolate Atlit2015 ecotype Zavitan chromosome 1B, WEW_v2.0, whole genome shotgun sequence:
- the LOC119332096 gene encoding E3 ubiquitin-protein ligase AIRP2-like: MRRFQESVKALEADIEHANALASEFLRDYDGSVIQMRMAYSAVAHVLVQWTDCRLASALGLLKIMIYKVYAEDGTTTLPSWEREASIREFYGVIFPSLLQLPSGITELDDRKQRRLCVDKFKRRDGDFSQLDLKREVECGICLEVNAKIVLPDCTHSLCLRCFEEWNAKSKSCPFCRACLQKVKPSSLWVYTDDRDVVDMDALTSENIRRLFMYINKLPLVVLHVVDLDIYEYHSK; the protein is encoded by the exons ATGCGGAGGTTCCAGGAGTCCGTCAAGGCCCTCGAGGCCGACATCGAGCACGCCAATGCGCT GGCGTCGGAGTTCCTGAGGGACTACGACGGGTCGGTCATCCAGATGCGGATGGCCTACAGCGCCGTCGCGCATGTCCTCGTCCAGTGGACCGACTGCAGACTCGCCAGCGCGCTCGGCCTCCTCAAGATTATGATCTACAAG GTGTACGCGGAGGATGGCACGACGACCTTGCCAAGTTGGGAGAGGGAGGCCAGCATCAGAGAATTCTACG GTGTTATATTCCCGTCGTTGCTTCAGCTGCCAAGCGGGATCACTGAACTGGACGACAGGAAGCAAAGGAGGCTGTGCGTGGACAAGTTCAAGAGAAGGGATGGCGATTTCTCTCAGCTGGATTTGAAGAGGGAGGTCGAGTGTGGGATTTGTCTGGAGGTGAACGCTAAAATCGTGCTGCCCGACTGTACGCACTCCTTGTGCTTGAGGTGCTTCGAAGAATG GAATGCTAAATCAAAGTCGTGCCCCTTTTGCCGCGCCTGTCTCCAAAAGGTGAAGCCGAGCAGTCTGTGGGTGTACACCGATGATCGTGATGTTGTAGACATGGATGCATTGACGAGTGAAAACATTAGGAGATTGTTTATGTACATAAATAAGTTgccacttgtagtcctccatgttgttGACCTTGACATTTATGAGTACCATAGCAAATAG